The Chryseobacterium indicum genome includes a window with the following:
- a CDS encoding T9SS type A sorting domain-containing protein translates to MKKNYAGALLLCVLWSGFSSAQEVVWQKDIRSSTQDFLSQVTTTIDQQYLITGSSIRPDNNQPTSDNKKQNNGYDFHLVKLNQQGEEVWEKYFSGKNHDFLSATVNTQEGGFLLAGSSYSGKGLDKKDDSKGGSDFWLIRINEFGDELWQKTIGSTADEEARAVIQATDMGFFVAGSFGSAQDPKMRGYGSKDVLVVRLDKNGKELSQLVLGGKGLDEVEKMIPTKDGGALLGIYSRSGALAGSGTTEAGSSKTINYQPKTSNNFGEGDYWIVKLSKDGKVEWEKNFGGKGDDHLRTLALTSTGYLIGGESRSERSGNKSVGIEEGTDLWLISIDERGEELWQKSYNFKNRDVLMGMSVIAGKQEDGGGRSKGILLGGYTQAEGRIENDDETFWMLYLDQNGNEQWRKHVKGESRKKEERLSDIKLNRDGSIVLAGTSAEELGKENWKIVKLGDKQVDQLIEKQDIRIYPNPVTDYVYVELGFEGLREGAFEAEIAVYDMGGRKLETVKTKNKITKINTQPLIQGAYLVVVKTSDKTANAKLIKK, encoded by the coding sequence ATGAAAAAAAATTACGCAGGCGCACTTTTGTTGTGCGTACTCTGGAGTGGTTTTTCGTCTGCCCAGGAAGTAGTCTGGCAGAAAGACATCCGGTCTTCTACGCAGGACTTTCTCTCACAGGTTACCACGACCATCGATCAGCAGTATTTAATTACCGGAAGCAGCATCCGTCCTGACAACAATCAACCAACATCTGACAACAAAAAGCAAAACAACGGTTACGATTTCCATCTGGTAAAACTCAACCAGCAGGGCGAAGAGGTCTGGGAAAAATATTTCTCAGGGAAAAATCATGATTTTTTGTCGGCAACGGTTAACACTCAGGAAGGAGGATTTCTTCTGGCGGGTTCCAGCTATTCAGGGAAAGGGCTGGATAAAAAAGACGATTCCAAAGGCGGATCAGATTTCTGGCTGATCAGAATCAACGAATTCGGCGATGAATTATGGCAGAAAACCATAGGCAGTACTGCAGATGAAGAAGCAAGGGCGGTGATTCAGGCCACGGATATGGGGTTCTTTGTTGCCGGATCCTTCGGCTCCGCTCAGGATCCTAAAATGAGAGGCTATGGCTCGAAAGATGTTCTGGTAGTACGGTTGGATAAAAACGGGAAGGAACTATCCCAATTGGTTTTAGGAGGTAAAGGTCTGGATGAAGTGGAAAAAATGATTCCCACCAAAGACGGGGGAGCATTGTTAGGGATCTATTCGAGAAGCGGGGCTTTGGCAGGAAGCGGGACGACGGAGGCCGGAAGTAGTAAAACCATCAACTATCAACCAAAAACAAGCAACAATTTTGGCGAAGGCGATTACTGGATCGTGAAACTTTCGAAAGACGGAAAAGTGGAATGGGAAAAGAATTTCGGAGGAAAAGGCGACGATCATTTAAGAACACTGGCACTGACTTCAACAGGCTATCTGATCGGTGGAGAATCCAGATCGGAAAGATCTGGAAACAAATCCGTAGGTATTGAAGAGGGTACCGACCTCTGGTTGATCTCCATTGATGAAAGGGGCGAAGAACTCTGGCAGAAATCTTACAACTTTAAAAACAGGGATGTTCTGATGGGGATGAGCGTCATTGCCGGGAAGCAGGAAGACGGAGGTGGGAGGTCTAAAGGGATTCTGCTGGGCGGTTACACACAGGCGGAAGGCAGGATTGAAAATGATGATGAGACTTTCTGGATGCTGTATCTCGACCAGAACGGAAACGAACAGTGGAGAAAGCACGTAAAGGGAGAATCCCGAAAAAAAGAGGAAAGACTGTCTGATATTAAGCTGAACCGTGACGGATCGATTGTACTCGCAGGAACCAGCGCAGAGGAGTTAGGCAAAGAAAACTGGAAGATCGTGAAGCTTGGGGATAAACAGGTTGACCAGCTGATCGAAAAGCAGGATATCAGGATCTACCCGAACCCGGTAACGGATTATGTGTATGTGGAGCTTGGGTTTGAGGGCTTGAGAGAAGGCGCGTTTGAAGCCGAGATCGCAGTGTATGACATGGGCGGAAGAAAGCTTGAAACAGTAAAAACAAAAAATAAGATCACCAAGATCAACACCCAGCCTTTGATTCAGGGGGCGTATCTGGTGGTGGTGAAAACCAGTGACAAAACGGCGAATGCCAAATTGATTAAAAAATAG
- a CDS encoding succinate dehydrogenase cytochrome b subunit: protein MAGLTSSTIGRKYAMALSALFLLIFLILHLTTNLLSVLNRDAFNTASDFMGYNPFVQFLMQPILGFAVFFHFIMGFVLEIKNNKARPVKYEANNASANSSWMSRNMIISGSVVLAFLALHFYDFWLHEINYKYVQGIAPDAERFWPELHEKFADIWRVALYVISFVLLGLHLAHGFQSSFQSIGARHPKYTPVIKAFGKWYSILIPAGFIFIAIFHFVTQ from the coding sequence ATGGCAGGTTTAACGAGTTCTACGATAGGTAGAAAATATGCTATGGCATTATCAGCTCTGTTTTTGCTGATTTTTCTTATACTGCATTTGACGACCAATTTGTTATCAGTCCTAAACCGTGATGCATTCAATACCGCATCAGATTTCATGGGCTATAATCCTTTTGTGCAGTTCTTAATGCAGCCTATTCTTGGTTTTGCAGTCTTTTTCCATTTCATTATGGGATTTGTTCTTGAAATTAAGAATAACAAAGCACGTCCTGTGAAGTACGAAGCAAACAATGCTTCTGCAAATTCTTCATGGATGTCCAGAAATATGATTATTTCCGGATCTGTAGTGTTGGCTTTTTTAGCGCTTCACTTTTATGATTTCTGGTTACACGAAATCAACTACAAGTATGTTCAGGGAATTGCTCCTGATGCTGAACGTTTCTGGCCGGAACTTCACGAGAAGTTCGCAGATATCTGGAGAGTGGCTTTGTATGTAATCTCTTTCGTTTTATTAGGATTACACCTGGCTCACGGATTCCAGTCTTCATTCCAGTCAATCGGGGCAAGACATCCAAAATATACTCCGGTAATTAAGGCTTTCGGAAAATGGTATTCTATCCTGATTCCTGCAGGTTTTATCTTTATCGCAATTTTTCACTTTGTAACTCAATAA
- a CDS encoding fumarate reductase/succinate dehydrogenase flavoprotein subunit, translating into MSKLDSKIPAGPLKDKWKNHKDHMNLVAPNNRDKIDIIVVGTGLAGGSAAATLAEQGYNVKAFCYQDSPRRAHSIAAQGGINAAKNYQGDGDSTYRLFYDTIKGGDYRAREANVYRLAEVSANIIDQCVAQGVPFGREYGGQLDNRSFGGVQVKRTFYAKGQTGQQLLLGAYSAMSRQIGKGRIKMYNRHEMMDLVIVDGKARGIIARNLVTGEIERHSAHAVVIASGGYGNVYFLSTNAMGSNVSAAWKIHKKGAYFANPCYVQIHPTCIPVHGTQQSKLTLMSESLRNSGRIWVPKKIEDAEAIRAGKLRPENIKEEDRDYYLERRYPAFGNLVPRDVASRAAKERCDAGYGIENNDTQEGVYLDFSTEIMKKGREAAIEKHISNPTDQQIYDLGKKWVEEKYGNLFVMYEKITADDPYKTPMKIYPAVHYTMGGVWVDYNLQSTIPGCFVIGEANFSDHGANRLGASALMQGLADGYFVLPYTIADYLSADIRTGAIPTDSSAFTEAEKGIKEKIDFFLNNNGTHSVDYFHKQLGNIMWNKVGMGRTPEGLREAIREIEEVRNNFWKDVKVPGDNDGMNTELEKAFRVADFLELGQLMAIDALHRNESCGGHFREDHSTPDGEAERDDENYKYVGAWEYQGSDINAEVLHKEELIYDNIEVKTRSYK; encoded by the coding sequence ATGAGTAAATTAGATTCAAAAATTCCAGCGGGTCCTCTTAAGGATAAATGGAAAAATCATAAAGACCATATGAACCTTGTTGCACCAAACAACAGAGACAAGATTGATATTATTGTTGTAGGTACAGGTTTGGCAGGTGGTTCTGCGGCAGCTACTTTAGCTGAGCAGGGATATAACGTAAAAGCATTCTGCTATCAGGATTCTCCGAGAAGAGCGCACTCTATTGCAGCTCAGGGAGGTATCAACGCAGCTAAAAATTATCAGGGAGACGGTGACTCTACGTACAGATTGTTCTATGATACCATTAAAGGGGGAGATTACAGAGCTAGAGAGGCAAACGTTTACAGATTGGCTGAAGTTTCTGCAAATATCATCGACCAGTGTGTTGCTCAGGGAGTTCCTTTCGGGCGTGAGTACGGCGGTCAGTTAGATAACCGTTCATTTGGCGGGGTTCAGGTAAAGAGAACATTCTACGCAAAAGGACAGACAGGTCAACAGTTATTGTTAGGTGCTTATTCTGCAATGAGCCGTCAGATCGGTAAAGGCAGAATCAAGATGTACAACCGTCATGAAATGATGGATCTTGTGATCGTAGACGGAAAAGCAAGAGGGATCATCGCAAGAAACCTTGTGACAGGTGAAATCGAAAGACACTCTGCACACGCAGTGGTTATTGCTTCGGGAGGATACGGAAACGTATATTTCCTTTCTACAAACGCAATGGGTTCCAACGTTTCTGCAGCATGGAAGATTCACAAAAAAGGAGCGTATTTCGCAAACCCTTGCTACGTACAGATTCACCCGACGTGTATTCCGGTTCACGGAACACAGCAGTCTAAGCTTACTTTGATGTCTGAATCTTTAAGAAACTCCGGAAGAATCTGGGTTCCTAAAAAGATTGAAGATGCAGAAGCAATCAGAGCAGGAAAATTAAGACCTGAAAACATCAAAGAAGAAGACAGAGATTATTATCTGGAAAGAAGATATCCTGCATTCGGTAACCTAGTTCCTAGAGACGTTGCTTCAAGAGCGGCTAAGGAAAGATGTGATGCCGGATACGGAATCGAAAATAACGATACTCAGGAAGGTGTTTACCTTGATTTCTCTACAGAGATCATGAAAAAAGGTAGAGAAGCCGCTATTGAGAAACACATCAGCAATCCTACCGATCAGCAGATTTATGATTTGGGTAAAAAGTGGGTTGAGGAGAAATACGGTAACCTTTTCGTGATGTACGAGAAAATTACAGCAGACGATCCTTACAAAACTCCGATGAAGATTTATCCTGCGGTTCACTATACCATGGGGGGAGTTTGGGTAGATTACAACTTACAGTCTACTATTCCGGGATGTTTCGTTATCGGGGAAGCAAACTTCTCAGATCACGGAGCAAACAGATTGGGAGCTTCTGCTTTGATGCAGGGACTTGCAGACGGATACTTCGTACTTCCTTACACGATTGCAGATTATCTTTCAGCAGATATCAGAACAGGAGCTATTCCTACAGATTCTTCTGCTTTTACAGAGGCTGAAAAAGGGATTAAAGAGAAAATTGATTTCTTCTTAAATAATAATGGAACCCATTCGGTAGATTATTTCCACAAGCAGTTAGGAAACATTATGTGGAATAAAGTAGGAATGGGAAGAACGCCAGAAGGTTTAAGAGAAGCCATCAGAGAAATTGAAGAAGTAAGAAACAATTTCTGGAAAGATGTAAAAGTTCCGGGAGATAACGACGGAATGAATACAGAGCTTGAAAAAGCGTTCAGAGTTGCCGATTTCTTAGAGCTTGGACAGTTAATGGCTATCGATGCATTGCACAGAAACGAATCTTGTGGAGGACATTTCCGTGAAGACCACTCAACTCCGGATGGAGAGGCTGAAAGAGATGACGAAAATTACAAATATGTAGGAGCTTGGGAATATCAGGGAAGCGATATCAACGCGGAAGTGTTGCATAAAGAAGAACTGATCTACGACAACATCGAAGTTAAAACAAGAAGTTACAAATAA
- a CDS encoding succinate dehydrogenase/fumarate reductase iron-sulfur subunit, producing MSAKKGLHLTLKIWRQKNNKSKGQFETYKISDVSTDSSFLEMLDILNENLINEGKEPVAFDHDCREGICGMCSLYINGRAHGPDTGITTCQLHMRMFKDGETIVIEPWRSAAFPVIKDLMVDRSAFDRVMAAGGFISVNTSGNTLDANAIPVPKEDADKAMDAAACIGCGACVATCKNGSAMLFVGAKVSQYALLPQGRVEAKRRVLNMVKAMDEEGFGNCSNTGACEVECPKGISLENIARMNREFITAFADRG from the coding sequence ATGAGTGCAAAAAAAGGCTTACATCTTACGCTGAAAATTTGGAGACAAAAAAATAATAAATCTAAAGGTCAGTTTGAGACTTATAAAATATCGGATGTTTCTACAGATTCTTCATTTTTGGAGATGTTGGACATCCTAAATGAAAATTTAATTAACGAAGGAAAAGAGCCGGTAGCTTTCGATCACGATTGTCGTGAAGGAATCTGCGGAATGTGTTCTCTTTACATCAACGGTAGAGCACACGGTCCGGATACAGGAATTACAACCTGCCAGCTTCACATGAGAATGTTCAAAGACGGTGAAACCATCGTTATCGAACCTTGGAGAAGTGCAGCTTTCCCGGTTATTAAAGACTTAATGGTAGACAGAAGCGCATTCGACAGAGTAATGGCTGCAGGTGGTTTCATTTCGGTGAACACTTCAGGAAATACTTTGGACGCCAATGCAATTCCGGTTCCTAAAGAAGATGCAGACAAAGCAATGGATGCTGCTGCCTGTATCGGATGCGGAGCTTGTGTGGCTACCTGTAAAAACGGATCTGCAATGCTTTTCGTAGGAGCTAAAGTTTCTCAGTACGCACTTTTACCGCAGGGTAGAGTAGAAGCGAAGAGAAGAGTGCTGAACATGGTAAAAGCCATGGACGAAGAAGGATTCGGAAACTGTTCAAACACAGGAGCTTGTGAAGTGGAATGTCCGAAAGGGATTTCTCTTGAAAACATTGCAAGAATGAACAGAGAATTCATCACAGCTTTTGCTGACAGAGGATAA
- a CDS encoding TlpA family protein disulfide reductase yields the protein MKKYLLLFIIAVFAMSCSKKVEVKGKITGGSPLERIELIEASGVATLPLMNIGVNKDGTFTGNFDAPKSGMYLLSYGGKRNLIYLKGGQKLEISGNAMTFPTEYVITGDAKNNNDFFMATQKYLATYAQTVNMNELMSKDEKTFLKGMEKVQADINKNIDENVKKFSPDNEVVTWKKNDLSTTLLTILNQYEMGHKQMGNPSFKVTKAFTDFAGKLEENKDVLVKEHPLYREYLLTKMSPDFQKYAQAKTAGKTDVTTSELFTEYLKKNQKDLSQTAKDYLLAFVMAQSDIHPGSPEKTVEKIKKIIDEDIKDATIKEDLKKIQFAINGFKIGEPAPEASLVKADGKSYNLSENKGKPYLLAFYASWNPYIGEATTPVLKEVVNFYKSKMNFVFVNVDDTKDQFVKTSSSLLKGITGTNVYGENGLNSDIAKKYGVYAFKLPCFIVVDKDGKIASKPFFNLGDPELVTVLDKQTGLSAPKVNPNVQLQPGLGMDPAAVAAQQAAAQQAPQQQANPQPAQTK from the coding sequence ATGAAAAAATATCTTTTATTGTTTATCATCGCGGTTTTTGCGATGTCTTGCTCTAAAAAAGTAGAAGTAAAAGGAAAAATCACGGGCGGTTCTCCGTTGGAGAGAATCGAATTAATAGAAGCTTCGGGAGTAGCTACTTTACCATTAATGAATATCGGAGTTAATAAAGACGGAACTTTCACAGGAAATTTCGATGCTCCGAAAAGCGGAATGTATCTTCTTTCTTACGGAGGAAAAAGAAATTTAATCTATCTTAAAGGCGGTCAGAAACTTGAAATTTCAGGAAATGCAATGACTTTCCCGACAGAATATGTGATTACGGGAGATGCGAAGAATAACAACGATTTCTTTATGGCTACCCAGAAATATCTTGCAACATACGCTCAGACGGTTAATATGAATGAGCTGATGTCTAAAGACGAAAAAACCTTCCTTAAAGGAATGGAAAAAGTTCAGGCAGATATTAACAAAAATATCGATGAAAACGTTAAGAAGTTCAGTCCTGACAATGAAGTGGTAACCTGGAAGAAAAATGATCTTTCAACGACTTTGCTTACCATCCTGAACCAGTATGAAATGGGTCACAAGCAAATGGGGAATCCTTCATTTAAAGTGACTAAAGCCTTCACGGACTTTGCCGGAAAACTGGAAGAGAACAAAGATGTACTGGTAAAAGAACATCCTTTATACAGAGAATATCTTTTAACCAAAATGAGCCCAGATTTCCAGAAATATGCTCAGGCAAAAACTGCCGGAAAAACAGATGTTACTACTTCAGAACTATTCACAGAATATCTAAAGAAAAATCAGAAAGATCTTTCACAGACCGCTAAAGATTATTTACTGGCATTTGTAATGGCGCAGTCTGATATTCATCCGGGTTCGCCTGAAAAAACGGTTGAGAAGATCAAAAAAATCATTGACGAAGACATCAAAGATGCTACCATTAAAGAAGATCTGAAGAAAATTCAGTTTGCTATCAACGGATTCAAAATTGGGGAACCGGCTCCTGAAGCTTCTTTGGTAAAAGCAGACGGAAAATCTTACAATCTTTCTGAAAATAAAGGAAAACCATACTTATTGGCGTTCTACGCTTCATGGAATCCATACATCGGAGAAGCTACAACTCCTGTATTGAAAGAAGTAGTGAATTTCTACAAATCTAAAATGAACTTTGTTTTTGTAAATGTTGACGATACAAAAGATCAGTTTGTAAAAACAAGCAGCTCTCTATTAAAAGGAATTACAGGAACAAATGTATATGGCGAGAACGGGCTAAATTCTGATATTGCTAAAAAATACGGAGTTTATGCATTTAAGTTACCTTGCTTTATCGTAGTAGACAAAGACGGTAAAATTGCAAGCAAGCCGTTCTTTAACTTAGGAGATCCTGAATTGGTGACCGTTTTAGACAAGCAAACAGGTCTTTCTGCACCAAAGGTAAATCCTAACGTTCAGTTACAACCGGGATTAGGAATGGATCCTGCAGCGGTTGCGGCTCAGCAGGCAGCAGCGCAACAGGCTCCTCAGCAACAGGCAAATCCTCAGCCGGCTCAGACGAAATAA
- the rlmD gene encoding 23S rRNA (uracil(1939)-C(5))-methyltransferase RlmD — protein sequence MSRKNKKNLILENIKLLNAGAKGVAIGRTEEGKTVMVSGAIPGDVVNVRVKKAKSKYFEGEALEVLEKSPYRVEPKCVHFGVCGGCKWQNMSYEKQLAFKQEEVYNNIKRIGGIENFETVPILGSEEQYFYRNKMEFSFSNSRWLTQYEISSEENFGSRDALGFHIPGMWSKILDLKECFLQEDPSNVIRLAVKQYAVNEGLDFFDVRNHEGFLRTLMMRQNSKGEWMVLFQLFREEKESREKLFGFLLEKFPQIKTLVYAINPKANDSIYDLDINVYFGEGYLMEEMDGLKFKIGPKSFFQTNYKQALELYRKTLEFADLKGDEVVYDLYTGTGTIAQYVARNAKQVIGIESVQEAIDAAIEHAELNGLTNTTFYCGDMKDIFNDDFLANHPKADVLITDPPRDGMHQKVVEQILKLSPEKVVYVSCNSATQARDLALMKEQYNVVKILPVDMFPQTHHVENIALLIKK from the coding sequence ATGAGCAGAAAGAATAAGAAAAATTTAATTCTTGAAAATATAAAACTCTTAAATGCGGGAGCTAAAGGAGTGGCAATAGGAAGAACAGAAGAAGGGAAAACCGTAATGGTTTCCGGAGCAATTCCGGGAGATGTGGTGAATGTAAGAGTGAAAAAAGCAAAGTCCAAATACTTTGAAGGTGAAGCTTTGGAAGTTCTGGAAAAATCGCCTTACAGAGTAGAGCCGAAATGTGTTCACTTCGGAGTTTGCGGAGGCTGCAAATGGCAGAATATGAGCTATGAGAAACAGCTTGCTTTCAAACAGGAGGAAGTGTACAATAATATTAAAAGAATCGGAGGAATTGAAAATTTTGAGACCGTTCCGATTTTAGGTTCGGAAGAACAGTATTTTTACCGAAATAAAATGGAGTTTTCTTTCTCCAATTCCCGTTGGCTTACCCAATATGAGATCAGTTCCGAAGAAAATTTCGGAAGCAGAGATGCTTTAGGGTTTCACATTCCGGGGATGTGGAGCAAAATTCTTGATCTTAAAGAATGTTTCCTTCAGGAAGATCCTTCGAATGTGATCCGATTGGCAGTAAAACAGTATGCTGTAAATGAAGGCTTAGACTTCTTTGATGTCCGCAATCACGAAGGTTTTTTGAGAACTTTAATGATGAGACAAAACTCGAAAGGCGAATGGATGGTTCTTTTCCAGCTTTTCAGAGAAGAAAAAGAGAGCAGAGAAAAACTATTCGGCTTTTTGCTTGAAAAATTCCCACAGATCAAAACTCTGGTCTATGCAATCAATCCGAAAGCCAACGATTCTATTTATGATCTGGATATCAATGTGTATTTCGGGGAAGGTTATTTAATGGAAGAAATGGATGGTCTGAAGTTTAAAATCGGCCCGAAATCATTTTTTCAGACCAACTACAAACAGGCTTTGGAATTATACAGAAAAACGCTTGAATTTGCAGATTTAAAAGGAGATGAAGTAGTATATGATCTTTATACGGGAACAGGAACAATTGCTCAGTATGTAGCCAGAAATGCAAAGCAGGTGATCGGGATAGAATCTGTACAGGAAGCCATAGATGCAGCGATTGAACACGCCGAACTGAATGGTCTTACGAATACAACATTCTATTGCGGAGATATGAAAGATATTTTCAATGATGATTTCCTCGCAAATCATCCAAAAGCAGATGTTTTGATCACGGATCCGCCAAGAGACGGAATGCACCAGAAAGTGGTTGAACAGATTTTAAAGCTTTCTCCGGAAAAAGTGGTTTATGTAAGCTGCAACTCTGCTACACAGGCAAGAGATTTAGCCTTAATGAAAGAACAATATAATGTCGTGAAGATTTTGCCTGTGGATATGTTCCCGCAGACACATCACGTAGAAAATATTGCGTTGTTGATTAAGAAATAA
- a CDS encoding DUF6452 family protein, which produces MKYFKFLIAISFISLLFSCGGDNDICESGEGTPRMRVSFKTQATDKERTLDSLYVAVDYGSGKVQLGGQAKITSRVIPLRVDNSAYTDIYFRTTNKGAESKVRVNYTTKSAYVSPGCGIKLTYENLNSVLDPNTTTPVKEIQAGQNFIENEDKTNLFLLF; this is translated from the coding sequence ATGAAATATTTTAAATTTTTAATTGCCATTTCCTTTATCAGTCTGCTGTTTTCATGCGGAGGAGATAACGATATCTGCGAAAGCGGGGAAGGAACCCCACGAATGAGAGTTTCTTTCAAAACACAGGCAACCGATAAGGAAAGAACGCTGGATTCTCTTTATGTAGCGGTAGATTACGGTTCCGGAAAAGTGCAGTTGGGAGGACAGGCTAAAATTACGTCAAGGGTTATTCCTTTAAGGGTAGACAATTCTGCGTATACAGATATTTATTTCAGAACTACCAATAAAGGTGCGGAATCTAAAGTAAGAGTAAATTACACTACGAAATCTGCATATGTTTCTCCGGGATGCGGAATAAAGCTTACCTACGAAAATTTAAATTCTGTATTAGATCCAAACACAACGACTCCGGTAAAGGAAATTCAGGCCGGACAAAATTTTATAGAGAATGAAGACAAGACTAATCTTTTCCTTCTTTTTTAG
- a CDS encoding DUF6048 family protein — protein MKTRLIFSFFFSVISLLSFAQEKKDKEIAKEKWKYEPNFMIGFDVLNTGVSFFSDRKLYQGFVSSKLKDNLHAIAEAGFESNVYQKNGYDGKANGPFVKIGAFYMLAKDLENEFNGFYAGGKVAGSFYKQEYMAVPVRGYGGSSSAISFPSSTQSSYWLEGTLGGRVQLFETNFYIDVNLQPRYLVYTTKQDEIQPMIVPGFGRSSSKFGMGFAWNLAYKF, from the coding sequence ATGAAGACAAGACTAATCTTTTCCTTCTTTTTTAGTGTAATCAGTCTTTTGAGTTTTGCTCAGGAGAAGAAAGATAAGGAAATTGCAAAGGAAAAATGGAAATATGAACCGAATTTCATGATCGGTTTTGATGTTCTGAATACGGGAGTTTCTTTCTTTTCAGACAGAAAGCTGTATCAGGGATTTGTGTCTTCAAAGCTGAAAGATAATCTTCATGCCATCGCAGAAGCCGGTTTCGAATCTAATGTTTATCAAAAGAATGGGTATGACGGAAAAGCAAATGGACCTTTCGTAAAGATCGGAGCCTTTTATATGCTGGCTAAAGATCTTGAAAATGAATTTAATGGTTTCTATGCGGGGGGAAAAGTAGCCGGTTCATTTTACAAACAGGAATATATGGCAGTTCCGGTTCGTGGTTACGGTGGAAGCAGCTCTGCAATATCTTTTCCTTCCTCTACACAGTCATCTTATTGGCTGGAAGGAACACTGGGAGGAAGAGTACAGCTTTTTGAAACTAATTTCTACATTGATGTCAATCTTCAGCCGAGATATCTGGTATATACCACAAAGCAGGATGAAATCCAGCCCATGATCGTGCCGGGATTCGGCAGAAGCTCGTCTAAATTCGGAATGGGCTTTGCCTGGAATCTGGCGTATAAATTTTAA